One window of Nocardia sp. NBC_00508 genomic DNA carries:
- a CDS encoding flavin reductase family protein has translation MTESAELRRVLGAFTTGVTVVTTGWPRPHGMTANAFTSVSLDPPLILVCVAHTARLHRAIHEAGAFAVSVLSARQEPVARYFADSARPNGSVQFDQVEWFPGPHTAAPMLANAAAGLECKLDTVFDSGDHSIVIGEVVHAERDAELAASGALTFFDGGFCPFNPRIP, from the coding sequence ATGACCGAAAGCGCCGAGCTGCGCCGCGTGCTCGGCGCTTTCACCACCGGTGTCACCGTGGTCACCACCGGGTGGCCACGGCCGCACGGGATGACCGCCAACGCGTTCACGTCCGTCTCGCTGGATCCCCCGCTGATCCTGGTGTGCGTCGCCCACACGGCGCGCCTGCACCGGGCGATCCACGAGGCGGGCGCGTTCGCCGTTTCGGTGCTCTCGGCACGGCAGGAGCCGGTGGCACGGTATTTCGCCGACTCGGCGCGCCCCAACGGTAGCGTGCAGTTCGACCAGGTCGAGTGGTTTCCCGGACCGCACACCGCCGCGCCGATGCTGGCGAATGCGGCAGCAGGGCTGGAATGCAAGCTCGACACCGTCTTCGACAGCGGCGACCACAGCATCGTCATCGGCGAGGTCGTGCACGCCGAACGCGACGCCGAACTGGCCGCCTCGGGAGCGCTGACGTTCTTCGACGGCGGCTTCTGTCCTTTCAACCCTCGAATCCCTTGA
- a CDS encoding SDR family oxidoreductase: MARVSDWAGKHVIVTGGSEGIGAAVAGAFAQRGAQVSIIARRKLPLRDAAKHLGADWAAADVTRADQLGSAITELEQRNGPCEVIACCAGLALPGRLLEVDAEEFETQMSANHLGAVHAVRRVLPGMIERSRGKILLVSSTAAFLGIPGYTGYGPTKASIRQLALCLRYEVEPRGVDVTVIYPADTDTPGLAAENVRKPVETKAVTGSIEPMSAERVAEAAVRGMERGRHHIALDPLTRFFLAWANLPEDLARPFLRRTIAKALRAS; this comes from the coding sequence ATGGCACGGGTCAGCGACTGGGCCGGCAAGCACGTCATCGTCACCGGCGGATCAGAAGGGATCGGCGCCGCGGTGGCGGGAGCCTTCGCGCAGCGTGGCGCGCAGGTCTCGATCATCGCGCGCCGGAAGCTTCCGCTGCGCGACGCCGCGAAACACCTCGGTGCGGACTGGGCCGCCGCGGACGTGACGCGTGCGGACCAACTCGGCTCCGCCATCACGGAATTGGAGCAGCGGAACGGGCCGTGCGAGGTCATCGCCTGCTGCGCCGGCCTCGCGCTGCCCGGCCGGTTGCTCGAGGTGGATGCCGAGGAGTTCGAGACGCAGATGTCGGCGAACCATCTCGGCGCCGTGCACGCGGTGCGCCGGGTGCTGCCCGGCATGATCGAGAGGTCGAGAGGGAAAATCCTTCTCGTCAGCTCGACCGCGGCGTTCCTCGGTATTCCCGGTTACACCGGCTACGGGCCGACCAAGGCGAGCATCCGGCAGTTGGCACTGTGCTTGCGCTACGAGGTCGAACCGCGGGGCGTGGACGTCACGGTGATCTACCCGGCCGACACCGATACGCCGGGGCTGGCCGCGGAGAATGTGCGAAAGCCGGTGGAGACCAAGGCCGTCACCGGATCGATCGAGCCGATGTCGGCCGAGCGAGTCGCCGAGGCCGCCGTGCGCGGAATGGAACGCGGCCGCCACCACATCGCCCTCGACCCGCTGACCCGGTTCTTCCTGGCCTGGGCGAATCTGCCGGAGGATCTGGCGCGGCCGTTCCTGCGCCGCACCATCGCGAAGGCGCTCCGCGCGAGCTGA
- a CDS encoding DMT family transporter, with the protein MSSSPVAVVFAVSAAVCIALGAAIRQRAAARTADAPDSLAAMGGMLRTPDWWLGTLVGFGGFAFQAAALGRGALMLVQPLLVLSLLFVLPLGAWLNGRSVSAGDWAWALALTAGIAILVVVGDPRPGQPHAETFHWVIVGLLAVPLFTAALLGARAWPGRRRAVLLGLIAGALFGLAAVLVKGVLATADRGANAVLVSAETYALIVVGLSATVLQQYSYRAGSLHASFPAATVVEPVVVGALGFLALGEYLDVDVALVGLLVAAFAMVVIATVGLARSKGADAAPARPGLPDHTPRWDVPPQLRRDTS; encoded by the coding sequence GTGTCGTCCTCACCGGTCGCCGTCGTTTTCGCCGTCAGTGCGGCCGTGTGTATAGCGCTCGGGGCGGCGATTCGCCAGCGCGCCGCCGCACGAACGGCAGACGCGCCCGACTCGCTCGCGGCCATGGGTGGCATGCTCCGCACCCCCGACTGGTGGCTGGGGACGCTCGTCGGCTTCGGTGGATTCGCCTTCCAGGCGGCCGCCTTGGGTAGGGGCGCGCTGATGCTCGTGCAGCCCCTGCTGGTGCTGTCGCTGCTGTTCGTGCTGCCGCTGGGTGCGTGGCTCAACGGGCGCTCGGTATCGGCCGGCGATTGGGCATGGGCGCTGGCGCTGACCGCCGGGATCGCGATCCTGGTGGTGGTCGGCGACCCCCGGCCCGGCCAGCCGCACGCCGAGACGTTTCACTGGGTGATCGTGGGGCTCCTCGCCGTTCCCTTGTTCACCGCCGCGCTGCTCGGTGCCCGTGCCTGGCCGGGGCGGCGGCGGGCGGTCCTACTGGGCCTGATCGCCGGTGCGCTGTTCGGGCTCGCGGCCGTGCTCGTCAAGGGCGTGCTCGCCACCGCCGACCGAGGCGCGAACGCGGTGCTCGTCTCGGCCGAGACCTACGCGCTGATTGTCGTCGGCCTGTCCGCCACCGTGCTGCAGCAGTACTCGTATCGGGCCGGAAGCCTGCATGCATCGTTCCCGGCGGCGACTGTCGTCGAACCGGTGGTGGTCGGCGCCCTTGGATTCCTGGCGCTCGGCGAGTACCTGGACGTGGACGTCGCGCTGGTCGGGCTGCTGGTGGCCGCGTTCGCGATGGTGGTGATCGCGACGGTCGGGCTCGCGCGCAGCAAAGGCGCCGACGCCGCCCCCGCCCGCCCCGGCCTGCCGGACCACACGCCACGGTGGGACGTACCACCTCAGCTTCGCAGAGACACCTCGTAG
- a CDS encoding FHA domain-containing protein: protein MADKLPSTEFPDEPVLVVQTRERVYRLRAGGAYNVGRDPEADIVVADPRVSSVHAVLERGSGGWEIEDAGSLNGTFFEGHRVGRMVIDHDETFQLGHAVDGEQLACSVEAPPGHESDGEIGGDTMVVPDPGYNLDEEATVTKFEPGLPRRVSRSAPPAAHAGTVVRITSPTLRIGRAADNDLVVHDLMVSRYHAELRTIGPGRYRIVDLDSHNGTYVNGSRVDAADLSESDLISMGHTTARLVGDELRETVDTGDVSVSVQSLIVRTPEGKVLLDEVSFPIPERSLVGVIGPSGAGKSTLLGAVTGLRPATEGTVRYDRRDLYTDYDELRHRIGLVPQEDILHSQLQTRRALLYAAELRFPGDTRSEEREQRVDEVLEELGLARHADTRIDRLSGGQRKRVSVALELLTKPSLLFLDEPTSGLDPGLDKTVMEMLSELAHDGRTVIVVTHSVANLDSCDRLLVLVPGGRLAFYGPPAEGLQQFAQRSWAEVFQAFDRDTDRDWAGEFQASPRFEQYVAVGLTDEVGPAEVRPPAPPPAPQSKLSQLSTLCRRYLAVIASDRSYLALLGVMPLLLGGLIAAIPSGEGFTGTPGTNTDAPTKLMILIFAACFVGTGNSIREIVKEQTIYRRERAAGLSAGVYLMSKLLVLGVITTVQAAVLFFIGTIGESMPAKGIFTSVELELILAMAVLGIASLALGLLVSVLVDTSEKTLPLLIVLSMAQLVLTGGLVRLPGTPVLDQLSYLSPSRWGYGAGAATVDLDTLSPHEGAPDPLWRHTLGAWLLDMGVVAGLGVIFLALAWYRLYQLRPRRRGARRARL, encoded by the coding sequence ATGGCGGATAAACTGCCCTCCACCGAATTTCCCGATGAACCGGTTCTTGTGGTGCAGACGAGGGAACGGGTCTATCGGCTACGTGCTGGGGGCGCATATAATGTCGGTCGCGATCCGGAAGCCGACATTGTTGTGGCCGATCCACGGGTGTCCTCCGTGCACGCCGTTCTGGAGCGGGGTTCGGGCGGTTGGGAAATCGAGGACGCGGGCAGCCTCAACGGGACCTTTTTCGAGGGCCACCGGGTCGGGCGGATGGTGATCGACCACGACGAGACGTTCCAGCTCGGCCACGCCGTGGACGGTGAGCAGTTGGCCTGCTCGGTGGAAGCACCACCCGGCCACGAGTCCGATGGCGAGATCGGCGGAGACACGATGGTCGTCCCCGATCCCGGATACAACCTCGACGAGGAAGCAACGGTCACCAAGTTCGAGCCGGGCCTGCCCCGGCGGGTTTCGCGATCGGCGCCTCCGGCGGCCCACGCCGGCACGGTAGTCCGGATCACCTCGCCCACCCTCCGGATCGGACGCGCGGCCGACAACGACCTCGTCGTGCACGACCTCATGGTCTCCCGCTATCACGCCGAGCTGCGCACGATCGGCCCGGGCAGATACCGGATCGTCGACCTCGACAGCCACAACGGCACCTACGTCAACGGCTCGCGGGTCGACGCCGCAGACCTATCCGAATCCGATTTGATCAGCATGGGGCACACCACGGCCCGGCTGGTCGGCGACGAACTGCGCGAGACCGTCGACACCGGCGATGTGTCGGTCTCGGTGCAGAGCCTCATCGTGCGGACGCCGGAAGGCAAGGTGCTCCTCGACGAGGTGAGCTTCCCCATCCCGGAACGTTCGCTCGTCGGCGTCATCGGGCCAAGTGGGGCGGGCAAGTCGACACTGCTCGGCGCCGTCACCGGGTTGCGCCCCGCGACGGAGGGGACGGTCCGCTACGACAGACGCGACCTGTACACCGATTACGACGAGCTCCGGCATCGGATCGGGCTGGTCCCGCAGGAGGACATCCTGCACAGCCAGCTTCAGACGCGGCGCGCCCTGCTCTACGCAGCCGAACTGCGCTTCCCCGGTGACACACGCAGCGAGGAGCGGGAGCAGCGGGTCGACGAGGTCCTCGAGGAACTCGGTTTGGCGCGGCACGCCGATACCCGCATCGATCGGCTCTCGGGCGGGCAGCGCAAACGCGTGAGCGTCGCGCTGGAGTTGCTGACCAAGCCGTCCCTGTTGTTCCTCGACGAACCGACCTCCGGCCTCGATCCGGGCCTGGACAAAACGGTCATGGAAATGCTGTCCGAACTGGCGCATGACGGGCGGACCGTCATCGTCGTCACGCACAGCGTCGCGAATCTCGATTCCTGTGACCGCTTGCTTGTCCTGGTGCCCGGCGGGCGGCTGGCCTTCTACGGGCCGCCCGCGGAGGGATTGCAGCAGTTCGCGCAGCGCAGCTGGGCTGAGGTTTTCCAGGCATTCGATCGCGACACCGACCGCGACTGGGCCGGTGAGTTCCAGGCTTCGCCACGCTTCGAGCAGTACGTGGCGGTCGGACTGACCGACGAAGTCGGCCCGGCGGAAGTGCGCCCACCGGCACCGCCGCCCGCGCCGCAGTCCAAGCTCAGCCAGCTCAGTACGCTGTGCCGCCGATATCTGGCGGTGATCGCCTCGGACCGAAGCTACCTGGCGCTCCTCGGCGTGATGCCTCTGCTTCTCGGTGGCTTGATCGCCGCGATACCGTCGGGCGAGGGTTTCACCGGGACGCCGGGAACCAATACCGATGCCCCGACCAAGCTCATGATTCTGATCTTCGCCGCATGCTTCGTCGGCACCGGCAACTCGATTCGGGAGATCGTCAAGGAGCAGACGATCTACCGCAGAGAACGCGCGGCGGGCTTGTCGGCCGGCGTCTATCTGATGTCGAAGCTGCTGGTCCTGGGCGTGATCACCACTGTGCAGGCGGCGGTGTTGTTCTTCATCGGCACCATTGGTGAGAGTATGCCGGCGAAAGGGATATTCACCTCGGTCGAGCTGGAACTGATCCTGGCGATGGCGGTGCTCGGCATCGCATCGCTGGCACTGGGCTTGCTGGTGTCGGTACTGGTCGACACCTCGGAGAAGACGCTGCCGCTGTTGATAGTGCTGTCGATGGCGCAACTGGTGCTCACCGGCGGTCTGGTGCGGCTCCCCGGCACACCCGTCCTGGACCAACTGTCCTATCTCTCGCCGTCCCGTTGGGGCTACGGCGCGGGAGCCGCCACCGTCGACCTCGACACACTCTCACCCCATGAGGGCGCACCCGACCCACTGTGGCGACACACCCTCGGCGCGTGGCTGCTCGACATGGGAGTCGTCGCCGGTCTAGGGGTCATCTTCCTCGCGCTGGCCTGGTACCGCCTGTACCAGCTGCGCCCACGGCGCCGCGGCGCCCGCCGGGCGAGGCTTTGA
- a CDS encoding DUF1702 family protein translates to MPSPLGPLRAALFVPGPAAVRRVMSGFEQPDQQTALELEQVTMHLVSGIDSAVRSSNNDELITALLQVPPKYRGFAYEGAAVGLTAIDSLSPGRRAAELISGPAGQYALTMYVGVGLAMSKIPKFRWNKVFPEHPLFRWLAIDGYGFYKAFFQMPRYVRDKKVENRFPGWLGDRDNLKRIMSQGTGRALWFIGGGSPAGVVRMISEFDPKRHADLWSGVGIAVTFAGGVTPDAMEELWDLAGEFRPQLSLGSAMVARIRQQTNSVNEHSEAAAQVFCGTTVAKTDALIETALEGLPDDGTSGTYLLWRDRIADIVTASRA, encoded by the coding sequence ATGCCTTCGCCGTTGGGTCCGCTGCGCGCGGCCCTGTTCGTTCCCGGCCCTGCCGCTGTCCGCCGGGTGATGAGCGGGTTCGAGCAGCCCGACCAGCAGACCGCGCTCGAGCTCGAGCAGGTGACCATGCACTTGGTCAGCGGCATCGACTCCGCGGTGCGCAGTTCGAACAATGACGAACTGATCACCGCTCTGCTCCAGGTGCCGCCGAAGTACCGCGGGTTCGCCTACGAGGGCGCTGCGGTCGGCCTCACCGCGATCGACTCGCTGTCCCCCGGCCGCCGCGCCGCGGAACTGATCAGCGGCCCGGCCGGCCAGTACGCCCTGACCATGTACGTCGGGGTCGGCCTGGCGATGTCGAAGATCCCGAAGTTCCGGTGGAACAAGGTCTTTCCGGAGCACCCGCTGTTCCGCTGGCTCGCCATCGACGGCTACGGCTTCTACAAGGCGTTCTTCCAGATGCCGCGTTATGTGCGTGACAAGAAGGTCGAGAACCGCTTCCCCGGCTGGCTCGGTGACCGAGACAATCTGAAGCGCATCATGAGTCAGGGCACCGGTCGTGCGCTGTGGTTCATCGGCGGCGGCAGCCCGGCCGGTGTCGTGCGGATGATCAGCGAGTTCGACCCGAAGCGGCACGCCGATCTGTGGAGCGGCGTCGGCATCGCGGTCACCTTCGCGGGCGGCGTGACACCCGACGCCATGGAGGAACTCTGGGACCTCGCCGGTGAATTCCGGCCGCAATTGTCGCTGGGTTCGGCCATGGTGGCGCGCATCCGGCAGCAGACCAACAGCGTCAACGAGCACAGCGAAGCGGCCGCGCAGGTGTTCTGCGGCACCACCGTCGCGAAAACCGATGCGCTGATCGAGACTGCGCTCGAAGGCCTCCCCGACGACGGCACGTCCGGCACCTACCTGCTGTGGCGGGACCGGATCGCCGACATCGTCACCGCGAGCCGAGCCTGA
- a CDS encoding MFS transporter, which translates to MGNATEWFDYGVYAATATYLTGAFFPGELGTLGTMLGFAISFVLRPLGGMVWGPLGDRIGRKAVLATTILLMAAATGAIGLLPTHATVGVLAPILLITLRVVQGFSTGGEYGGAATYLAECASDRRRGFLGSFLEFGTLAGFVGGSATVLACQLVLGSDAMHDWGWRIPFLIAIPLGLTGWYLRAKLTESPVFSEVAEHKHPPGGLREVLTTYRRETLTLAGLVVALNVVNYTLLTYQPTYLQNTIGMGESATTAMMLVGQLVMMLVLPFFGRLSDSVGRRPMWLFSLVGLAVLAVPMYWLMGQGTGWAIAGFIVLGLFYVPQLSTISSTFPAIFPTHVRYAGFALAYNVSTAAFGGTAPLINEAVIDATGWSLFPAVYMIGASLIGLVAWTFLRETAGTSLRGTEVPDAGEPVPDLPAEPAPGLPSPAP; encoded by the coding sequence ATGGGCAACGCCACCGAATGGTTCGACTACGGCGTCTACGCCGCCACCGCGACGTATCTCACCGGCGCGTTCTTCCCCGGGGAACTGGGGACGCTCGGCACCATGCTCGGCTTCGCCATCTCGTTCGTCCTCCGGCCACTCGGCGGCATGGTATGGGGACCGCTCGGTGACCGAATCGGCCGGAAAGCCGTGCTGGCCACCACGATTCTGCTCATGGCCGCGGCGACCGGCGCCATCGGCCTGCTGCCGACCCATGCCACCGTCGGTGTGCTTGCGCCGATCCTGCTCATCACTCTGCGTGTGGTGCAAGGCTTTTCGACCGGCGGTGAATATGGCGGCGCCGCAACGTATCTGGCGGAGTGCGCGTCCGATCGCAGGCGCGGATTCCTCGGCAGCTTCTTGGAATTCGGCACGCTCGCCGGTTTCGTCGGCGGCTCCGCGACGGTGCTGGCCTGCCAGCTCGTCCTCGGCTCGGACGCCATGCACGACTGGGGCTGGCGCATCCCGTTCCTGATCGCGATTCCGCTCGGTCTGACCGGCTGGTACCTGCGGGCCAAGCTGACCGAGAGCCCGGTGTTCAGCGAGGTCGCCGAGCACAAGCACCCGCCGGGCGGGCTGCGGGAAGTGTTGACCACCTACCGGCGCGAGACCCTCACGCTCGCCGGATTGGTCGTCGCGCTCAACGTGGTGAACTACACGCTGCTCACCTACCAGCCCACCTATTTGCAGAACACGATCGGCATGGGCGAGTCGGCCACCACCGCGATGATGCTGGTCGGGCAGTTGGTGATGATGCTGGTGCTGCCGTTCTTCGGTCGGCTGTCCGACAGCGTCGGGCGACGCCCGATGTGGCTGTTCTCGCTGGTGGGCCTCGCGGTGCTGGCGGTGCCGATGTACTGGCTGATGGGGCAGGGCACCGGATGGGCCATCGCCGGCTTCATCGTGCTCGGTCTGTTCTACGTGCCGCAGCTGTCCACCATCAGCTCCACTTTCCCGGCCATCTTCCCGACCCACGTCCGCTACGCGGGCTTCGCGCTGGCCTACAACGTCTCCACGGCGGCATTCGGCGGCACCGCCCCGCTGATCAACGAGGCGGTAATCGATGCAACGGGTTGGTCCCTGTTCCCCGCCGTCTACATGATCGGCGCCTCCCTCATCGGCCTGGTCGCCTGGACCTTCCTCCGCGAGACCGCCGGAACCTCCCTGCGCGGCACGGAAGTCCCCGACGCGGGCGAACCCGTCCCGGACCTGCCCGCCGAACCGGCACCCGGACTTCCTTCGCCCGCTCCGTGA
- a CDS encoding 3-oxoacyl-ACP reductase — MPAYPTGDTLQRLQDRVAVVTGGGSGIGLATVRRFAAEGAKVVVADIDAETGKAAAEEVAGRYVQVDVTDEAQVEALFQTAVDTYGGLDIAFNNAGISPPEDDSILTTGIDAWRRVQEVNLTSVYLCSKYAIGHMLERGKGSVINTASFVAVMGAATSQISYTASKGGVLAMSRELGVQFARNGIRVNALCPGPVNTPLLRELFAKDPERAARRLVHVPIGRFAEPEEIAAAVAFLASDDSSFITASQFLVDGGIAGAYVTPL; from the coding sequence ATCCCAGCATATCCGACAGGAGATACGTTGCAGCGCTTACAGGATCGGGTTGCCGTCGTCACCGGCGGCGGGAGCGGTATCGGGCTGGCCACGGTCCGTCGTTTCGCGGCGGAAGGGGCGAAGGTGGTCGTCGCGGACATCGACGCCGAGACCGGCAAAGCGGCGGCCGAGGAGGTCGCAGGGCGGTACGTCCAGGTGGACGTCACCGATGAAGCCCAGGTCGAGGCGCTGTTCCAGACCGCGGTCGACACCTACGGTGGGTTGGACATCGCGTTCAACAACGCGGGCATCTCGCCGCCGGAGGACGACTCCATCCTGACCACCGGCATCGACGCCTGGCGCCGCGTGCAAGAGGTCAATCTGACCTCGGTATACCTGTGCAGCAAGTACGCGATCGGGCACATGCTGGAGCGCGGCAAGGGCTCGGTGATCAACACCGCGTCGTTCGTCGCGGTCATGGGCGCGGCGACCTCGCAGATCTCCTACACCGCCTCCAAAGGCGGGGTACTGGCCATGAGCCGGGAGCTCGGAGTCCAGTTCGCCCGCAACGGCATTCGGGTCAACGCCCTGTGCCCCGGTCCGGTGAACACACCGTTGTTGCGCGAATTGTTCGCCAAAGACCCCGAGCGCGCCGCCCGTCGCCTGGTGCACGTGCCGATCGGGCGGTTCGCGGAACCGGAGGAGATCGCCGCGGCCGTCGCGTTCCTCGCCAGCGACGATTCCTCGTTCATCACCGCCTCGCAGTTCCTGGTCGACGGCGGCATCGCGGGTGCGTACGTGACGCCGCTGTAG
- a CDS encoding TerD family protein: protein MKLTRGGNAPVTAPSVTVLLEWGSRNEVDPQALLLADTGKIRTNDDFVFYNAAKHPSGAVSLDESAAGSATLTVSLATVEGSVSRVVISGSVDQGTFRDIRDLTLTVRDGTSTLIVFDIDQPDAVTAMVLGEFYRRNGAWKFRTVGQGWVSGLRGLAEEFGVEVDDAPAAPTGASAPAPSYTAAPEPSTRMEPAWYPDSTDPGRVRWWNGTSWTGDTRQLFPADPSICERCGRAKRIPRFGAPPPCRWCESDVNGFMATWKSQAWQVLTASGPRGTAWDELWVALRFQRIHESSGREALRPLAMAYLERVVAFAFADDEIEQHELDSFEQAVTELQAAIDLGAAQLRVNELRQRMVRGRSLTQVRAGELPRLQRSGLHLEADETLYIDVAAAQVKYLASGPRHTSGRLIGSSKKLRFVGAGAGTELPWSRIVSIASEYGNVIVSATTARGGGTYSVADPQYVAAVLEGALRIAKRLVLAPGQRDARSIPPDMKSEVWQRDGGKCCQCGDNHYLEFDHIIPLSRGGATSVANLQILCRRCNLEKGARL from the coding sequence GTGAAGCTCACCAGAGGAGGGAACGCTCCGGTAACCGCACCGAGCGTGACCGTGCTGCTCGAATGGGGGTCCCGCAACGAGGTCGACCCGCAGGCTCTACTACTGGCTGACACCGGGAAGATCCGGACGAACGACGACTTCGTGTTCTACAACGCAGCGAAGCATCCATCCGGCGCCGTCTCCCTGGACGAGTCCGCGGCGGGCTCCGCGACACTCACAGTGTCCCTCGCCACCGTCGAAGGCTCGGTTTCCCGCGTCGTCATCTCGGGATCGGTCGATCAAGGAACGTTCCGAGACATCCGCGACCTCACACTGACCGTACGCGACGGGACCAGCACGCTCATCGTGTTCGACATCGACCAACCCGATGCCGTCACAGCGATGGTGCTCGGCGAGTTCTATCGCCGAAACGGGGCATGGAAGTTCCGCACGGTCGGCCAAGGGTGGGTTAGCGGACTGCGCGGGCTCGCTGAGGAGTTCGGTGTCGAGGTCGACGATGCGCCTGCCGCGCCGACAGGGGCATCCGCTCCCGCACCCAGCTATACCGCCGCGCCGGAGCCCTCGACCCGGATGGAACCCGCGTGGTATCCGGACTCGACCGATCCCGGTCGTGTCCGCTGGTGGAACGGCACCTCGTGGACCGGCGACACCAGACAGTTGTTTCCCGCGGATCCGTCGATCTGCGAACGCTGCGGCCGCGCGAAGCGGATTCCACGTTTCGGCGCGCCGCCACCATGCCGCTGGTGCGAGTCCGACGTCAATGGCTTCATGGCGACGTGGAAATCGCAGGCATGGCAGGTGCTGACCGCTTCGGGCCCGCGCGGCACCGCGTGGGACGAGCTGTGGGTTGCCCTCCGTTTCCAACGTATTCATGAAAGCAGCGGGAGGGAAGCATTGCGGCCGCTCGCCATGGCCTATCTGGAGCGAGTCGTCGCCTTCGCTTTCGCGGACGACGAGATAGAGCAGCATGAGCTGGACAGCTTCGAGCAGGCCGTGACGGAGCTTCAAGCGGCCATCGATCTGGGCGCAGCGCAACTGCGCGTGAACGAGCTTCGACAGCGCATGGTCCGCGGCCGATCGCTCACGCAGGTGCGGGCGGGCGAGCTGCCCCGCTTGCAACGATCCGGGCTGCACCTGGAAGCCGACGAGACGCTTTACATCGACGTCGCCGCGGCACAGGTCAAGTACTTGGCCAGCGGTCCTCGCCACACCAGCGGCAGGCTGATAGGCAGCAGCAAGAAACTCCGGTTCGTCGGGGCCGGGGCGGGTACCGAACTGCCGTGGTCGAGAATCGTGTCCATCGCCAGCGAGTACGGGAATGTCATCGTCTCGGCGACCACCGCTCGCGGCGGCGGAACGTACAGTGTCGCGGACCCTCAGTACGTTGCCGCCGTGCTCGAAGGGGCACTTCGGATCGCAAAGCGATTGGTACTCGCTCCCGGGCAACGCGACGCCCGCTCGATACCGCCCGACATGAAATCCGAAGTCTGGCAGCGAGATGGTGGCAAGTGCTGCCAATGCGGGGACAACCACTACCTCGAGTTCGACCACATAATCCCGTTGAGCCGAGGCGGCGCAACGAGCGTCGCGAACCTCCAAATCCTATGCCGCAGGTGCAATCTCGAAAAGGGAGCCCGCCTCTGA
- a CDS encoding DoxX family protein — protein MAPLVVLAAVTALARLIGRLIGGGWLDSWAHATALGLAMMLALTASAHFLQPRRDALIAMVPPRLPNPAALVTLTGVLEVAGAIGLLIPATADLAAVCLIALLLALFPANVRAARADLGIKTMPLPLRTLVQVVFVGACVIVLVG, from the coding sequence ATGGCCCCGCTGGTTGTCCTCGCCGCCGTCACCGCACTCGCCCGGCTCATCGGCCGGCTCATCGGCGGCGGCTGGCTCGATTCCTGGGCGCACGCGACCGCACTCGGACTGGCCATGATGCTCGCTCTCACGGCGAGCGCGCATTTCCTCCAGCCGCGCCGCGACGCCCTGATCGCCATGGTGCCGCCGCGACTGCCGAATCCGGCCGCGCTGGTGACGCTGACCGGCGTGCTGGAGGTGGCGGGCGCGATCGGACTGCTGATACCGGCGACCGCGGATCTGGCCGCGGTCTGCCTGATCGCGTTGCTGCTGGCGCTGTTCCCGGCGAACGTCCGCGCCGCCCGCGCCGACCTGGGCATCAAGACCATGCCGCTGCCGCTGCGGACGCTGGTCCAGGTCGTCTTCGTCGGGGCCTGTGTGATCGTGCTGGTCGGCTGA
- a CDS encoding TetR/AcrR family transcriptional regulator, giving the protein MAKDSYHHGDLRAALLTAAAERIAADGVDALSLRNLARHAGVSHAAPAHHFGDRAGLLTALATDGFELLTERLEQAAGDFREVAVAYIRFALEHPGHFDVMYRHNLLHADDPKLQAARERSGTALRSGVSAIQPEHSRSRQQATQLAAWSLVHGFASLWREGALHNSALATDPDPEVLARTMLSTIRFD; this is encoded by the coding sequence ATGGCGAAGGACAGCTACCACCACGGCGATCTACGCGCGGCACTGCTGACCGCGGCGGCCGAGCGCATCGCCGCCGACGGCGTCGACGCCCTCTCGCTGCGCAACCTGGCACGGCACGCGGGCGTCTCGCACGCCGCGCCCGCACACCATTTCGGCGATCGAGCGGGCCTGCTCACCGCGCTGGCCACCGACGGCTTCGAGCTGCTGACCGAACGACTCGAGCAGGCCGCCGGGGACTTCCGAGAGGTCGCGGTGGCCTACATTCGCTTCGCGCTCGAGCATCCCGGTCACTTCGACGTGATGTACCGCCACAACCTGCTGCACGCCGACGATCCGAAACTGCAAGCGGCGCGGGAACGTTCGGGCACGGCGCTGCGCTCCGGCGTCTCGGCGATCCAGCCGGAGCACAGCCGATCCCGCCAACAGGCGACTCAACTCGCCGCGTGGTCCCTGGTGCACGGCTTTGCTTCGCTGTGGCGCGAAGGGGCACTACACAATTCGGCGCTGGCCACCGACCCGGATCCGGAGGTACTCGCACGCACGATGCTGTCCACCATCCGGTTCGACTGA